The nucleotide sequence GAGATGACCAACCAGCTGCAAGGCATGTTCTCTAACCTGAATCAGGGTAAGACAAAGACCCGCAAGCTGAAGGTGAAAGATGCCCTGAAGCTGGTTCAGGATGAAGAAGCCGCCAAACTGGTCAACGAAGACGAGCTGAAAGCCCGTGCGATTGAAGCGGTAGAGCAGAACGGCATTGTCTTTATTGATGAGATCGACAAGGTAGCCAAGCGTTCAGGCGGTGCTTCTGCTGATGTGTCCCGTGAAGGGGTTCAGCGTGACCTGCTGCCTCTGATTGAAGGCTGTACTGTTTCCACCAAGTACGGCATGATCAAAACCGATCATATCCTGTTTGTGGCGTCCGGTGCTTTCCACCTGGCCAAGCCTTCTGACCTGATTCCGGAACTGCAGGGTCGCCTGCCAATCCGTGTCGAACTGAAAGCCCTGAGTGCCCAGGACTTTAACCGTATCCTGACCGAGCCGGACGCATCCCTGACCGAGCAGTATCAGGCGTTGATGAAGACTGAAAACCTGAATATTGATTTTGACAAGACCGGTATCAACCGTATTGCCGAAGTCGCCTGGGCGGTCAACGAAAACACTGAAAACATCGGGGCTCGTCGTCTGCACACCGTTATGGAGCGCCTGCTGGAAGAAGTTTCCTACAGTGCTGCTGACCTGGCTCTGGAGCATTCTGACAAGCCGCTGATGATTGATCAGGCTTATGTGAATGATCATCTGGGTGAGCTGGTTCAGGACGAAGACCTGAGTCGTTATATTCTGTGATCTTTTTACCGGTGTTCGCTGGTTTCTGTTCTATTCGGAAGTCTGCGCACACCGGTTGATCTTGCATTCGAAGCCCTCTGCCAACCAAATTTTATTAATTTGTTAGGTAATCAATCTGACTTATCCACTGTTGAGCACTGGCCAGGTACTCTTTCTGAGTGACTTTTTCCAAAAGCGTTCTTGCTTTTTCCAACTGGTTGTTTTCATAGTAAGCCAGGCTCTGTAACAACAGCCAGTACTGATTTTCAGGCTCTTTTTTGATCTGTTGTTCCAGAAATTGTATGGCTTCAGGCCAGTGACCCAGACTATAAGCCAGCTGGCTTCGCAGGGCTAACGTGTTTTTTTGGCTACTGTCATTTGATTCATTCAGTAATTTCAATGCTTTTCTCTGTTGACGCGACAATAGATAAGCTTGGGCCAACATGGAGCGATAGCCTGTTTTCTCACCCAGGCGATCCAGATTCTGTTCCAGAACAACAGCAGCTCTTGCCGGAGCGTTGGCATTCAGTAATAACCGGGCCAGCAGTGTAACGCTTCTAAGTGGCAGGCGATGGGCTTTAAAGGCGCTGCTGAGTACATTCAGAGCGGCATCTGACTTATCTTGCTGATAAAGGTTGTAACCCAACCGCTCCCAGTAAAGCGGGTTATCCGGATAAAGGTGGACGAGAGTTCTCAGCAGCGATTCCGCTTCTGGCTTCATCTGTCGCTGCTCATACAGTGTCAGTAAAAACAGTTGCCGCTGCTCGGTTTGCTCTAAGGCGATGGCGGCCACCATAAAGTCAATCGCATTGACCAACTGGCCAGTATGGTATGCGCCGTAAGCCGCCAGAGTTGCTACCTGAGCCCGCTCCAGAGTTTCTCTTGTCTGATCTTCTTCGCTATTTGAGGTATTGGGGGTGAAATCGAGCCATTGCTTAGC is from Endozoicomonas gorgoniicola and encodes:
- the hslU gene encoding HslU--HslV peptidase ATPase subunit, which translates into the protein MSNMTPREIVHELDKHIIGQDDAKRAVAIALRNRWRRMQLDEELRNEISPKNILMIGPTGVGKTEIARRLAKLANAPFIKVEATKFTEVGYVGRDVESIVRDLMDAAVKMLREQEMEKVKPRAMDAAEERILDALLPPARDFNEESQPKESGTRQVFRKKLREGDLDDKDIEIDVNEAAMGVEIMAPPGMEEMTNQLQGMFSNLNQGKTKTRKLKVKDALKLVQDEEAAKLVNEDELKARAIEAVEQNGIVFIDEIDKVAKRSGGASADVSREGVQRDLLPLIEGCTVSTKYGMIKTDHILFVASGAFHLAKPSDLIPELQGRLPIRVELKALSAQDFNRILTEPDASLTEQYQALMKTENLNIDFDKTGINRIAEVAWAVNENTENIGARRLHTVMERLLEEVSYSAADLALEHSDKPLMIDQAYVNDHLGELVQDEDLSRYIL
- a CDS encoding tetratricopeptide repeat protein, with translation MNWKNKWLLLTLILCATSAVSANMQQRYQQLGLLLQKDPVAALPLIERFKKQHANGSPQAQKAGHYLLLQACITLQKYACATEESLALLTLPVTSQQKLTLYKLTAQLLFQQKQYQQSLDYAKQWLDFTPNTSNSEEDQTRETLERAQVATLAAYGAYHTGQLVNAIDFMVAAIALEQTEQRQLFLLTLYEQRQMKPEAESLLRTLVHLYPDNPLYWERLGYNLYQQDKSDAALNVLSSAFKAHRLPLRSVTLLARLLLNANAPARAAVVLEQNLDRLGEKTGYRSMLAQAYLLSRQQRKALKLLNESNDSSQKNTLALRSQLAYSLGHWPEAIQFLEQQIKKEPENQYWLLLQSLAYYENNQLEKARTLLEKVTQKEYLASAQQWISQIDYLTN